In Nitratiruptor sp. YY09-18, a single window of DNA contains:
- a CDS encoding F0F1 ATP synthase subunit B has product MSIRLVIMLLLSGSLLFASSGHAEGGTDIVPRTINFLIFVAILYYLAAEPIKNFFKNRSATIAAQLEEVQVKLKQAKEDKQKAEAELAKAKELAQEITETVKKEIELLTAELKKQGEQEVATLEKSFEENIELEKRKRVRTIVKEVLEEMLDDKTLEIDKEKFVNLIVKKVA; this is encoded by the coding sequence GTGAGTATAAGACTGGTAATTATGCTGCTGCTAAGCGGTTCACTGCTCTTTGCATCTAGTGGACATGCTGAGGGTGGTACTGACATCGTTCCCCGTACGATCAACTTCCTCATTTTTGTAGCGATTTTATACTATCTTGCTGCAGAGCCAATCAAAAACTTCTTCAAAAATCGTAGTGCAACAATTGCTGCACAGCTTGAAGAGGTACAGGTAAAACTCAAGCAGGCTAAAGAGGATAAGCAAAAGGCTGAGGCAGAACTTGCAAAAGCGAAAGAGCTTGCGCAAGAGATCACTGAAACTGTCAAAAAAGAGATCGAACTTCTCACAGCTGAACTTAAAAAACAGGGCGAGCAAGAGGTTGCAACGTTAGAGAAGAGTTTCGAAGAGAATATCGAACTAGAAAAGCGTAAACGTGTCCGCACTATTGTCAAAGAGGTACTAGAAGAGATGCTTGATGATAAGACTCTCGAAATTGACAAAGAGAAGTTTGTGAATTTGATAGTAAAGAAGGTGGCGTAA
- a CDS encoding F0F1 ATP synthase subunit delta, with protein sequence MEELIAKRYIKALVEVSSLEELKAYEEFFTTLANLFKERKIKETLTSPEVKSDVKLSFLLDAVKGNKKLENFIKILAQKNRFSIIPSLAKELQDTIAKLEKKYIAKLYSSYELSQEELQKLAQALAKRVGADVEIEKVDDAYDGLKVEVETAGVEIDFSKSKIKKQLIENILQAI encoded by the coding sequence ATGGAAGAGTTGATTGCAAAAAGATATATCAAAGCACTGGTTGAAGTATCGAGCCTAGAAGAGCTCAAGGCTTATGAAGAGTTCTTCACAACTCTTGCAAACCTCTTTAAAGAGAGAAAAATCAAAGAGACACTCACTTCACCAGAAGTAAAGAGTGATGTAAAGCTATCATTTTTGCTTGATGCAGTAAAAGGCAACAAGAAGCTCGAAAATTTTATCAAAATACTTGCACAAAAGAATAGATTCTCTATCATACCATCTCTTGCAAAAGAGTTGCAAGATACTATTGCAAAGCTAGAGAAAAAGTACATTGCAAAACTCTACTCCTCATATGAGCTCTCACAAGAAGAGCTACAAAAGCTTGCACAAGCTTTGGCAAAAAGAGTTGGTGCAGATGTAGAGATTGAAAAGGTAGATGATGCATATGATGGTTTAAAGGTGGAAGTTGAGACAGCAGGTGTCGAAATCGACTTTTCAAAATCAAAAATCAAAAAACAACTTATAGAAAATATTCTTCAAGCAATATAG
- the atpA gene encoding F0F1 ATP synthase subunit alpha, protein MAQKLQADEISSIIKQRIEDFELKIDVDEIGKVISFADGVAKVYGLNNVMAGEMLEFENGDKGMALNLEETDVGVVVLGRGEGIREGSSVKRLGKLLKVPVGEGLVGRVVNAIGEPIDGKGPIDATEYRYVEEKAPGIMARKSVHEPLQTGIKAIDALVPIGRGQRELIIGDRQTGKTTVAIDTIINQKGQDVICIYVAIGQKQSTVAQVVKKLEETGAMDYTIVVNAGASEPAALQFLAAYTGCTMGEYFRDNAKHALIVYDDLSKHAVAYREMSLILRRPPGREAYPGDVFYIHSRLLERAAKLNDKLGAGSLTALPIIETQAGDVSAYIPTNVISITDGQIFLESDLFNAGIRPAINVGISVSRVGGAAQIKAMKQVAGTLRLDLAQYRELEAFAQFASDLDEASRKQLERGQRMVEILKQPPYSPLPVERQVTIIYAGANGFLDDIPVNAINKFEYELYSFIEAKYPQIFELIKERKALDDEIKELLNKAIEEFKATFSAE, encoded by the coding sequence GTGGCACAAAAACTACAAGCAGATGAAATCAGCTCAATCATAAAACAGAGAATTGAGGATTTCGAACTAAAAATCGATGTAGATGAGATCGGTAAAGTTATCTCTTTTGCCGATGGTGTTGCAAAAGTATATGGCCTCAACAATGTAATGGCGGGCGAAATGCTTGAATTTGAAAATGGCGACAAGGGTATGGCTCTCAACCTCGAAGAGACTGATGTTGGTGTCGTTGTTCTAGGACGCGGTGAAGGAATCAGAGAGGGAAGTAGTGTCAAAAGACTTGGAAAACTTCTCAAAGTTCCTGTAGGTGAAGGACTTGTTGGTCGCGTTGTAAACGCAATCGGTGAGCCAATCGATGGAAAAGGTCCTATCGATGCTACAGAGTATCGCTATGTTGAGGAAAAAGCTCCTGGCATTATGGCGAGAAAATCTGTCCATGAGCCACTCCAAACAGGTATCAAAGCAATCGATGCACTTGTGCCAATTGGTAGAGGACAGCGTGAGCTTATCATTGGTGACAGACAGACAGGGAAAACTACTGTTGCAATAGACACAATTATCAATCAAAAAGGTCAAGATGTTATCTGTATCTATGTAGCAATTGGCCAGAAGCAATCAACTGTCGCACAAGTTGTAAAAAAACTTGAAGAGACAGGTGCTATGGACTATACTATTGTAGTCAATGCAGGTGCAAGTGAGCCAGCTGCACTCCAATTCTTGGCAGCATATACAGGCTGTACGATGGGTGAATACTTCAGAGACAATGCAAAGCATGCACTTATTGTTTATGATGATTTGAGCAAGCATGCTGTGGCATATCGTGAAATGTCATTGATTCTTCGTAGACCTCCTGGACGTGAAGCATATCCTGGGGATGTTTTCTATATACACTCAAGACTTCTTGAACGCGCAGCAAAACTCAATGACAAACTTGGTGCAGGAAGTTTAACTGCACTTCCTATCATTGAGACACAAGCAGGTGACGTTTCAGCGTACATTCCAACAAACGTTATCTCTATTACTGATGGACAGATCTTCCTCGAGTCAGACCTCTTCAATGCTGGTATCAGACCTGCAATTAATGTTGGTATCTCTGTATCACGCGTTGGTGGTGCAGCGCAGATCAAGGCGATGAAGCAAGTTGCAGGTACACTCAGACTCGATCTTGCACAATATCGCGAGCTTGAAGCATTCGCTCAATTTGCAAGTGATTTGGATGAAGCAAGCCGCAAGCAGCTTGAGCGTGGTCAAAGAATGGTTGAAATTCTCAAGCAGCCTCCATACTCACCACTTCCTGTTGAGAGACAGGTGACTATTATCTATGCTGGTGCAAATGGCTTCTTGGATGATATACCTGTAAATGCGATCAACAAATTTGAATATGAACTCTATAGTTTCATAGAGGCTAAGTATCCACAAATTTTTGAACTTATTAAAGAGAGAAAAGCTCTTGATGATGAGATTAAAGAACTTCTCAATAAGGCGATAGAAGAGTTCAAGGCAACATTTAGTGCCGAATAA
- the atpG gene encoding ATP synthase F1 subunit gamma has product MANLKDIKRKIGSVKNTQKTTRAMKLVSTAKLRRAEEVAKRAKFYEDAINNTLAEIATAIRAYKVGGIKGRFFEEPAVEGLVDIIFITADKGLCGGFNYHTIKTVKALYEEYIQKGAKVRLRAIGKKGIEYFKFQGYDLEDEIVGLSSAPSYEKGAEVIKKSVDDFLNGKVDRVILVHNGYKNMITQEMKKINLLPIDVSKFEQKEVKSMIELEPDEGEKVLESLINKYIEFNIYYALIDSLAAEHSARMQAMDAATKNAKEMVDSLTISYNKARQESITTELTEIISGMEAMK; this is encoded by the coding sequence ATGGCAAACTTAAAAGATATAAAAAGAAAGATAGGTAGCGTCAAGAATACGCAAAAGACCACTCGTGCAATGAAGCTGGTCTCTACCGCGAAACTTCGACGTGCTGAAGAGGTCGCCAAAAGAGCAAAATTTTATGAAGATGCCATCAACAATACTTTGGCTGAGATTGCAACTGCAATACGTGCATATAAAGTAGGTGGCATCAAAGGGCGCTTTTTTGAAGAGCCTGCAGTTGAAGGTTTGGTTGATATTATTTTTATCACTGCAGACAAAGGCTTGTGTGGTGGATTTAACTATCACACAATCAAAACTGTAAAAGCGCTGTATGAAGAATATATACAAAAAGGTGCGAAGGTTCGTTTGCGCGCTATCGGAAAAAAGGGTATAGAGTACTTCAAATTCCAAGGGTATGATCTTGAAGATGAGATCGTAGGCCTTAGTTCTGCACCAAGCTATGAAAAGGGTGCAGAGGTGATCAAAAAGAGTGTAGATGACTTTCTCAATGGAAAAGTTGATCGTGTAATTCTCGTTCATAATGGTTATAAAAATATGATTACTCAGGAGATGAAAAAGATCAACCTCTTACCAATTGATGTAAGCAAGTTTGAACAAAAAGAGGTGAAGTCTATGATTGAACTCGAACCAGATGAGGGTGAGAAGGTACTTGAATCTCTTATCAATAAATATATCGAGTTCAATATCTACTATGCACTTATTGATTCACTAGCAGCAGAGCATAGTGCACGTATGCAGGCTATGGATGCAGCGACCAAGAATGCAAAAGAGATGGTTGATTCTCTTACTATTTCTTATAACAAAGCAAGACAAGAATCTATCACCACTGAGCTTACCGAGATTATCAGTGGTATGGAAGCAATGAAATAA
- the atpD gene encoding F0F1 ATP synthase subunit beta yields MSNKKGTIVQVMGPVVDVDFEDYLPAINEALELTLDVEGTKKRLVLEVAAHLGDNRVRTIAMDMTDGLVRGQEVEATGSPIKVPVGEEVLGRIFNVIGETIDEGEPLEAKTYWSIHRSAPPFEEQSTKEEIFETGIKVVDLLAPYKKGGKTGLFGGAGVGKTVIIMELIHNVAFKHSGYSVFAGVGERTREGNDLYYEMKESNVLDKVALCYGQMNEPPGARNRIALTGLTMAEYFRDEMGLDVLMFIDNIFRYAQAGAEMSALLGRIPSAVGYQPTLASEMGRLQERITSTKKGSITSIQAVYVPADDLTDPAPASVFAHLDATTVLNRRIAEKGIYPAVDPLDSTSRMLDPNIVGEEHYQVARGVQEVLQRYKDLQDIIAILGMDELSEEDKLTVERARKIERFLSQPFFVAEVFTGSPGRYVTLQETIEGFKGLLEGKYDDLPEAAFYMVGNMDEALEKAEKLKEKAK; encoded by the coding sequence ATGTCTAATAAAAAGGGAACTATCGTTCAAGTTATGGGTCCCGTCGTAGACGTGGATTTTGAAGACTATCTACCTGCTATCAATGAAGCTCTTGAGCTGACATTAGATGTAGAAGGTACAAAAAAGAGACTTGTTTTAGAAGTTGCTGCGCACCTTGGTGACAATCGTGTCCGCACAATTGCTATGGACATGACTGATGGCCTCGTTCGTGGCCAAGAGGTAGAGGCAACCGGAAGTCCAATCAAAGTACCAGTGGGAGAAGAGGTTCTTGGAAGAATCTTTAATGTTATCGGTGAGACAATCGATGAGGGAGAACCGCTAGAAGCAAAAACTTACTGGTCAATCCACAGAAGTGCACCTCCTTTTGAAGAGCAAAGTACAAAAGAGGAGATATTTGAAACCGGTATCAAAGTTGTTGATTTGCTTGCTCCATATAAAAAGGGTGGTAAAACAGGTCTCTTTGGTGGTGCTGGTGTTGGTAAGACAGTTATTATCATGGAGCTTATCCACAACGTTGCTTTCAAACACTCTGGTTATTCTGTTTTTGCAGGTGTTGGTGAGAGAACAAGAGAGGGGAATGACCTATACTACGAGATGAAAGAGTCAAACGTTTTGGATAAAGTTGCTCTGTGCTATGGTCAGATGAACGAGCCTCCTGGAGCAAGAAATAGAATTGCACTTACTGGTCTTACAATGGCGGAATATTTCCGTGATGAGATGGGACTTGATGTTTTAATGTTTATCGATAACATTTTCCGCTATGCACAAGCAGGTGCTGAGATGTCGGCACTTCTTGGACGTATTCCATCAGCTGTTGGTTATCAGCCAACACTTGCTAGTGAGATGGGTAGACTTCAAGAGCGTATTACATCTACGAAGAAGGGTTCAATTACATCTATCCAAGCAGTCTATGTTCCGGCAGACGACTTGACCGACCCTGCTCCTGCATCAGTTTTTGCTCACCTTGACGCAACAACAGTTCTTAACCGTAGAATTGCAGAGAAAGGTATCTATCCAGCAGTAGACCCACTCGATTCTACATCTAGAATGCTCGATCCAAATATTGTTGGTGAAGAGCACTATCAAGTAGCTCGCGGAGTCCAAGAGGTACTGCAAAGATATAAAGATTTGCAAGATATCATTGCGATTCTTGGTATGGATGAGCTCTCAGAAGAGGATAAACTTACAGTTGAGCGTGCAAGAAAGATCGAGAGATTCCTCTCTCAACCATTCTTCGTTGCTGAAGTTTTCACAGGAAGTCCTGGACGCTATGTAACTCTTCAAGAGACTATTGAAGGATTCAAGGGACTCCTTGAAGGTAAATATGATGACCTACCAGAAGCAGCATTCTATATGGTAGGTAATATGGACGAGGCGCTAGAAAAAGCAGAAAAGCTTAAAGAAAAAGCAAAATAA
- the atpC gene encoding ATP synthase F1 subunit epsilon encodes MDTLRLEIVTPEGLIFDQDVKSVTFPGEEGEFGVLPGHASLLSLLKPGVIEIELPDGKKESIVINWGHVKVDENKAVALVEGAIPLAGATESEIAKKIEEAKELIKESSDSNALLGVVEAKIEKAAKLI; translated from the coding sequence ATGGATACACTCAGACTAGAAATAGTTACGCCTGAAGGATTGATATTCGATCAAGATGTCAAGAGCGTAACATTTCCTGGTGAAGAGGGTGAGTTTGGTGTTTTGCCAGGTCATGCCTCTTTGCTGTCTCTGCTAAAACCTGGTGTGATAGAGATCGAACTTCCTGACGGGAAGAAAGAGTCGATTGTTATCAACTGGGGACACGTAAAAGTTGATGAAAATAAAGCGGTAGCTTTGGTTGAGGGTGCTATCCCATTGGCTGGAGCAACTGAGAGCGAAATTGCGAAGAAAATCGAAGAAGCCAAAGAGCTTATCAAAGAATCAAGTGATTCAAATGCACTCCTTGGCGTAGTAGAGGCAAAAATCGAAAAAGCTGCAAAACTTATATAG
- a CDS encoding MotA/TolQ/ExbB proton channel family protein, with protein MKQFDLLVDYLQNSNYITIAVLGVLSLYFIIVNWIFLYRYIILSLQKRNEAHSLHTIQMGNKKPALNSFLHRCLQNRINEQTGEYCIFKITNESTKGLTFLSIAASTSPFIGLLGTVVSILETFYIMGSTKASLASISASIGEALIATAAGIFVAIFSYTYHLILKRKAFELVSFVKMQLDLLLGR; from the coding sequence ATGAAACAGTTCGATCTTTTAGTCGATTATCTACAAAACAGTAACTATATAACGATAGCCGTTCTTGGCGTGCTATCGTTGTATTTCATAATAGTTAATTGGATATTTCTCTATCGCTATATTATTTTATCACTTCAAAAACGCAATGAAGCTCACTCTTTGCACACTATCCAAATGGGTAATAAAAAGCCAGCACTCAACTCATTTTTGCATAGATGCCTCCAAAATAGAATCAATGAGCAGACGGGGGAGTATTGTATCTTTAAGATTACCAATGAGAGTACAAAAGGGCTTACATTCCTCTCTATTGCAGCATCAACTTCTCCTTTCATAGGTCTTTTAGGAACTGTTGTTTCTATCTTGGAGACATTTTATATCATGGGAAGTACCAAAGCAAGTCTCGCTTCAATTTCAGCTTCTATTGGTGAGGCTCTTATAGCAACTGCTGCTGGGATATTTGTAGCTATTTTTTCATATACGTATCACCTCATTCTAAAACGCAAAGCATTTGAACTTGTATCATTTGTAAAGATGCAGCTAGACCTTTTACTTGGACGATGA
- a CDS encoding biopolymer transporter ExbD translates to MFDWDEKPELNITPLVDVMLVLLAILMVATPAIVYQEDINLPQGSRTKAYKKIKNINLKITKDKIIYIGKNRYDFKNFADSFLLYARSIDRRTPVYISADKALSYGEVMYVLKVIKEAGFSKVSLITNG, encoded by the coding sequence ATGTTTGATTGGGATGAAAAACCTGAACTCAATATCACGCCTCTTGTTGATGTTATGCTGGTTCTCTTGGCCATTCTCATGGTGGCTACGCCAGCAATCGTTTATCAAGAAGATATTAATCTCCCTCAAGGCTCTCGCACTAAAGCCTATAAAAAAATCAAAAATATTAATCTTAAAATTACAAAAGATAAGATTATCTATATTGGAAAAAACCGCTACGATTTTAAAAATTTTGCAGACAGTTTCTTACTCTATGCACGAAGTATTGATAGGAGAACCCCTGTTTATATAAGTGCAGACAAGGCGCTTAGTTATGGTGAGGTGATGTATGTGCTCAAAGTCATAAAAGAGGCTGGATTTTCAAAGGTATCACTCATTACCAATGGATAG
- a CDS encoding TonB C-terminal domain-containing protein, with amino-acid sequence MDRLLLKLLSFLLSLLLYLLLLILGLTLFFQVSKPQRIEIKGKAIDVVVLEEPKKVQKIIPVKLPKKSGSKSATGSQSPKIKAPDIKSLFASLKIDQKTKAKEPKKSAQKPSRFKGKGGKKAQELLKKLDTEQLPTLSHHSVKAVKGKKDPYLQKVYKILYGLWLPSKESAGSRAKVLVIIDKYGNFDYKILQSSQNEIFNSELKEYLERLKQREFPIPKEKREIVVFFEAKE; translated from the coding sequence ATGGATAGGCTACTCTTAAAACTTCTCTCATTTTTACTCTCGCTGCTACTCTACTTATTATTATTAATTTTAGGTTTAACGCTTTTTTTTCAAGTATCAAAGCCGCAAAGAATCGAAATAAAGGGAAAAGCTATTGATGTGGTAGTACTTGAAGAGCCCAAAAAGGTGCAAAAAATTATTCCAGTAAAACTGCCAAAAAAGAGCGGTTCAAAGAGTGCTACCGGATCACAAAGCCCTAAAATCAAAGCTCCTGATATCAAATCGTTGTTTGCTTCACTCAAGATAGATCAAAAAACAAAAGCCAAAGAGCCAAAAAAGAGCGCTCAAAAACCGAGTCGCTTCAAAGGAAAAGGTGGCAAGAAAGCGCAAGAGCTTCTCAAAAAACTCGATACTGAACAGTTACCAACACTTTCACACCATTCTGTGAAGGCTGTAAAGGGAAAAAAAGATCCCTATTTACAAAAAGTCTATAAAATACTCTATGGACTGTGGCTACCATCAAAAGAGAGCGCTGGGAGTAGAGCCAAAGTTTTGGTCATAATAGATAAATATGGGAATTTTGACTACAAAATATTGCAAAGTTCCCAAAACGAGATATTTAATAGCGAGCTTAAAGAGTATCTTGAGAGGCTCAAGCAGCGAGAATTCCCGATTCCAAAAGAAAAAAGAGAGATAGTTGTGTTTTTTGAAGCAAAAGAGTAA
- the tolB gene encoding Tol-Pal system protein TolB — MRKILLLALFTLYAFSLDLTLEIVKDVGERPAIVIEDSSTDINSRIDAKFFKLLVGDLEVTAHFNVDNQKHLADFAAPIAYKTYQNKNYLLRYKLYNDDFGKLRADIRYMDLKNGKEILTKSYSITDRERYPFLAHAIIVDINNAAGFPDVSFLKRFVIFSKYTKPKHADIVISDYTLTYQKTVVRGGLNLFPKWANAKQDSFYYTAFENEPTLYRVNIYKGTRQKIISSPGMLVCSDVSDDGSKLLLTMAPKMQPDIYEYNLVTKQLHRVTRYPGIDVNGNYIENEHKVVFVSDRLGYPTIFSKRIGARAVERVVYHGRNNSACSAFGDYVVYSSRETDNAFGRNTFNLYLASTKSDYIRRLTANGVNIFPRFGIDGETIMYIKEFGRQSGLGIIRLRYNKAYIYPLQVGKIQSLDW, encoded by the coding sequence ATGAGAAAAATTTTATTATTAGCTTTATTTACACTCTATGCATTTTCCCTCGATTTGACACTAGAAATTGTAAAAGATGTGGGAGAGAGACCCGCAATTGTCATAGAGGACTCATCTACTGATATAAATTCGCGCATTGATGCAAAGTTTTTTAAACTTTTAGTAGGTGATCTAGAAGTAACAGCTCACTTTAATGTGGACAATCAAAAACACCTTGCTGATTTTGCTGCTCCAATTGCTTATAAAACATATCAAAACAAAAACTATCTTCTACGCTATAAACTCTATAATGACGATTTTGGCAAACTTCGTGCTGATATTCGCTATATGGATCTTAAAAATGGTAAAGAGATACTTACTAAAAGCTACAGTATAACTGACCGAGAACGCTATCCCTTTTTGGCTCATGCAATCATAGTAGATATCAATAACGCTGCTGGTTTTCCAGATGTGAGCTTTCTCAAGAGATTTGTCATATTTAGCAAATATACCAAACCAAAGCATGCTGATATAGTTATAAGTGATTACACTCTTACATATCAAAAAACAGTAGTGCGAGGAGGGCTCAACCTCTTTCCTAAATGGGCGAATGCTAAGCAAGATAGCTTCTATTATACGGCATTCGAGAATGAGCCAACACTTTATAGAGTCAATATCTATAAAGGTACACGCCAAAAAATCATCTCTTCACCAGGCATGTTAGTATGCTCAGATGTAAGTGATGATGGATCAAAACTTCTTCTCACAATGGCACCAAAGATGCAGCCAGATATCTATGAATATAATCTTGTAACCAAACAACTACACCGTGTGACTCGCTATCCAGGTATTGATGTCAACGGCAACTATATAGAAAATGAGCACAAAGTGGTTTTCGTTTCAGATAGACTTGGATACCCTACAATTTTTTCTAAACGCATAGGTGCGAGAGCTGTAGAGAGAGTTGTCTATCATGGTCGCAATAACAGTGCTTGCTCCGCATTTGGTGACTATGTAGTCTACTCAAGTCGTGAGACAGACAATGCTTTTGGACGTAACACTTTCAATCTCTATCTCGCATCTACAAAAAGTGACTATATTCGTAGACTCACAGCAAATGGAGTCAATATCTTCCCCCGATTTGGTATTGATGGTGAAACAATCATGTATATAAAGGAGTTTGGAAGACAAAGCGGTCTAGGTATCATACGCTTGCGTTACAACAAGGCATATATCTATCCGTTACAAGTTGGAAAAATTCAATCACTTGATTGGTAA
- the pal gene encoding peptidoglycan-associated lipoprotein Pal encodes MKKYIISAALAALIFTGCSQKSVEVENPQPQQSEQTTQVNEGAGIQPVNQEQSSEELKLQKMKEIEAKAQKIYFDFDKYNIRPDQQPRVEYDANLFNQDDAKEFKIKVEGNCDEWGTDEYNYALGLKRAKSVKEALAARGVAADRMTIISYGESNPVCTEHTKECWAKNRRVEFELIP; translated from the coding sequence ATGAAAAAGTATATTATCTCAGCTGCACTAGCAGCTCTCATATTCACAGGCTGTTCTCAAAAGAGTGTAGAGGTAGAAAATCCTCAGCCACAACAGAGTGAGCAAACAACTCAGGTCAATGAGGGTGCTGGTATTCAGCCAGTTAATCAAGAGCAAAGCAGCGAAGAACTCAAACTACAAAAAATGAAAGAGATTGAAGCAAAAGCACAAAAGATCTATTTCGATTTTGATAAATACAATATTCGACCAGATCAACAACCTCGAGTAGAGTATGATGCAAACCTCTTCAATCAAGATGATGCAAAAGAGTTCAAGATAAAAGTAGAGGGTAACTGTGACGAGTGGGGAACAGATGAGTATAATTACGCTCTTGGCCTTAAACGTGCAAAGAGTGTCAAAGAGGCACTTGCAGCAAGAGGTGTAGCAGCAGATCGTATGACTATCATTAGCTATGGAGAGAGCAATCCAGTCTGCACAGAGCATACAAAAGAGTGTTGGGCGAAAAATAGACGCGTTGAGTTTGAACTCATTCCATAA
- a CDS encoding tol-pal system YbgF family protein: MKKLIFFFAAAALFAAEPSVFEAGDLNSQNPYGLTPTEKAIYKNKKDIQLLQQQLYSLQSSVNSLQERVAGIESLVEGIDENLNKIRKSGSVEQQNSSAFLEELQSELNATIDYQKKEFAKLKSILRKLTKMVDHIDATYVSKSELNKELAKIYKIIGKGAPHSASSSKSSKKTSLKLSGKEAYVKARQAYKKHQYKKAKELFELAAAAKYKPATSNFYTGESCYYTKDYACAVQKYKKSASLYANSSYMPTLLLHTAISLEKLGKKDEAQKFYKNLVRLYPKSKAATLAKKYMK; this comes from the coding sequence TTGAAAAAACTTATCTTTTTTTTTGCTGCAGCTGCACTCTTTGCAGCTGAGCCCTCAGTGTTTGAAGCGGGAGATCTTAATAGCCAAAACCCCTACGGCTTGACTCCTACAGAAAAAGCGATCTATAAAAACAAAAAAGATATCCAGTTACTCCAGCAGCAGCTCTATTCACTCCAAAGTAGTGTCAACTCTTTGCAAGAAAGAGTTGCTGGAATAGAAAGTTTAGTTGAGGGGATTGATGAGAATCTCAATAAGATCCGCAAGAGTGGATCGGTTGAGCAGCAAAACTCTTCAGCCTTTTTGGAAGAGCTCCAAAGCGAACTCAACGCTACTATAGACTATCAAAAAAAAGAGTTTGCAAAACTCAAATCAATTCTCCGTAAACTCACAAAAATGGTTGATCATATAGATGCTACATATGTGAGTAAGAGTGAACTCAACAAAGAGCTAGCCAAAATCTATAAGATCATCGGAAAAGGTGCTCCACATTCTGCAAGTTCTAGCAAAAGCAGCAAAAAAACATCACTCAAACTCTCTGGCAAAGAGGCGTATGTCAAAGCACGCCAGGCATACAAAAAGCATCAGTACAAAAAAGCAAAAGAGCTCTTTGAGCTAGCTGCAGCGGCCAAATATAAGCCGGCTACAAGTAATTTCTATACAGGTGAAAGCTGCTACTATACAAAAGATTATGCTTGTGCTGTGCAAAAGTATAAAAAGAGTGCATCGCTCTATGCGAACTCTTCCTATATGCCAACACTCCTTTTGCATACAGCTATTTCACTTGAAAAACTTGGTAAAAAAGATGAGGCACAAAAGTTTTATAAAAATCTTGTGCGCCTCTATCCTAAGAGCAAAGCAGCAACTTTAGCTAAGAAATATATGAAATAA
- a CDS encoding peptidylprolyl isomerase, whose amino-acid sequence MAIEDNKVVGIEYTVKDAQSGEVLDSNVGQKPLKFITGKNQIIPGLEKKIKEMNPGESADVLVKADEAYGQKDESAVQTLPREQFQGIDLQEGMTLYGQGENGETVQVTVKSFDDNNVTIDFNHPLAGKDLLFSINIKEVREATPEEVMTGQVQEEEHCGSGSCGCSH is encoded by the coding sequence ATGGCGATTGAAGATAACAAAGTAGTAGGTATTGAATATACTGTAAAAGATGCGCAAAGTGGCGAAGTACTTGATAGCAATGTTGGGCAAAAACCACTCAAATTTATTACTGGTAAAAACCAGATTATTCCAGGTCTTGAAAAGAAGATCAAAGAGATGAATCCTGGTGAAAGTGCAGATGTACTTGTAAAAGCTGACGAAGCCTATGGTCAAAAAGATGAGAGTGCAGTGCAAACTCTTCCAAGAGAGCAGTTCCAAGGAATCGATCTGCAAGAGGGAATGACTCTCTATGGACAGGGAGAGAATGGAGAAACTGTACAAGTAACTGTAAAATCTTTTGATGATAACAACGTTACAATTGACTTTAACCATCCTCTAGCAGGAAAAGATCTTCTTTTTAGTATCAATATTAAAGAGGTTAGAGAAGCTACACCAGAAGAGGTAATGACTGGACAAGTGCAAGAAGAAGAGCACTGCGGTAGTGGCAGCTGCGGCTGTAGTCACTAA